The Eurosta solidaginis isolate ZX-2024a chromosome 4, ASM4086904v1, whole genome shotgun sequence genome includes a window with the following:
- the LOC137249629 gene encoding uncharacterized protein — translation MYNSEYLLNFFLFAVSCAHFVNCRPLQRALELEVADGDRANYVIHLPLDMVQRKRQVVQPTWLTDTTLPLLPGDGKVTITKENMAETAALRDEIQKAVEEGRYYVDIDQDNMSNEMNTVPPTAQRSAAQQTRQFGPSSSTFWNPTQWSMVFQEQQPQLFNPSTWNPSQWSMSFQQPQRGGASQSSIFNPAQWAMPFQQQQQQQLQFFGPSPLNQNQQWSMQFGWPAMRSQQPNPMRRMWNDLMQNTRRMFDP, via the exons ATGTACAATTCTgaatatttattaaatttctttttatttgctgTGAGCTGCGCTCATTTTgtaaat TGCCGACCATTGCAACGCGCGCTAGAGCTAGAAGTAGCGGATGGCGATAGAGCCAACTATGTCATACATTTGCCGCTGGATATGGTGCAAAGGAAACGTCAG GTCGTGCAACCAACATGGCTAACTGATACAACTCTTCCGCTATTGCCCGGTGATGGCAAAGTAACTATAACAAAAGAGAATATGGCAGAAACTGCAGCGCTGCGTGATGAAATTCAAAAAGCAGTTGAAGAGGGACGCTATTATGTTGATATCGATCAG GATAATATGTCAAATGAAATGAATACTGTACCACCTACTGCTCAGCGTTCTGCAGCACAACAAACACGACAATTCGGCCCTTCATCATCGACATTCTGGAATCCTACTCAGTGGTCTATGGTATTTCAAGAGCAACAACCGCAACTATTCAACCCTTCAACCTGGAATCCATCCCAATGGTCCATGTCATTCCAACAACCACAACGAGGTGGCGCATCGCAATCATCTATATTCAATCCAGCTCAATGGGCAATGCcattccaacaacaacaacagcaacaactacaGTTCTTTGGACCTTCGCCTTTGAATCAAAATCAACAATGGTCAATGCAATTCGGATGGCCCGCAATGCGTTCACAGCAGCCAAATCCAATGAGGCGCATGTGGAATGACCTTATGCAGAATACGAGACGTATGTTTGATccgtaa